A genomic window from Thermus antranikianii DSM 12462 includes:
- a CDS encoding tyrosine-type recombinase/integrase: protein MARGKGGGSTYYDATKSKWVAELKWVDPATGKLLKAKRYANSRREAEKLLAELVDQKSKGLLAEPSKQSTREFALEYLKRLEREGLRPNSLRLAKEELMRAMPSLKDPFAHDPLGRMRLQEVRPAHIRGVLDRVMEQGYSARTVGKVLMRLKALFREALRLELVARNPAEAVSLRLSQGEKAARALEPHEVARLLEEAERSKSPDMALLLRLMLATGLRRGEALALQWRDIDFTRGELTVWRSWTKVEGKGTFSAPKTRHARRKVPLPRGLLLRLQERRQKLLERLTPEELWELFLFGGGKPYDPDAFNHYLRRLAEKAGLGRVRVHDLRHTWASLALSRGIPLEVVSERLGHANPNITLGIYRHLLEEERRGYVIDLEDLLKSSGNRPLA from the coding sequence ATGGCACGCGGTAAAGGAGGAGGCTCCACCTATTACGACGCCACCAAGAGCAAATGGGTGGCCGAGCTCAAGTGGGTTGATCCCGCTACGGGCAAGCTCCTCAAGGCGAAGCGCTACGCCAATAGCCGCCGCGAGGCGGAAAAGCTCTTAGCCGAGCTGGTAGACCAGAAATCCAAGGGCCTCCTGGCCGAACCCTCCAAGCAGAGTACCCGCGAGTTTGCCCTGGAGTACCTGAAGCGCCTGGAGCGGGAGGGCTTGCGACCAAACTCTCTCCGCCTCGCCAAAGAAGAACTCATGCGCGCTATGCCCTCCCTCAAAGACCCTTTTGCCCATGATCCCTTAGGCCGCATGCGCTTGCAGGAGGTACGCCCTGCCCACATTCGCGGGGTGCTAGACAGGGTCATGGAGCAGGGGTACTCGGCCAGAACGGTCGGCAAAGTCCTCATGCGCCTAAAGGCCCTCTTCCGCGAGGCACTCCGCCTAGAGCTGGTGGCCCGCAACCCCGCAGAGGCGGTGAGCCTACGCCTATCCCAGGGGGAGAAAGCCGCCCGGGCTCTGGAGCCCCACGAGGTGGCCCGCCTCCTGGAGGAGGCGGAGCGGTCCAAAAGCCCCGATATGGCCCTCCTCCTCCGCCTTATGCTGGCAACGGGGCTACGCCGGGGGGAGGCTCTTGCCCTGCAATGGCGGGACATCGATTTCACCCGAGGAGAACTGACGGTATGGCGTTCATGGACCAAAGTAGAGGGCAAGGGAACTTTCAGCGCTCCCAAGACCAGGCATGCCCGTAGAAAAGTCCCCTTACCCCGGGGACTACTCCTGCGCTTGCAGGAGCGCCGCCAGAAGCTTCTGGAGCGCCTAACCCCGGAGGAGCTTTGGGAGCTCTTCCTCTTCGGCGGTGGAAAACCTTATGACCCGGATGCCTTCAACCACTATCTCCGCCGCCTGGCAGAGAAGGCAGGCCTGGGTCGGGTGCGGGTGCACGACCTCCGACACACCTGGGCCTCCCTGGCCCTCTCCCGAGGCATCCCCCTGGAGGTGGTGAGTGAGCGCCTGGGCCACGCAAACCCCAACATCACCTTGGGCATTTACCGCCATCTCCTGGAAGAGGAGCGCCGGGGTTATGTAATAGACTTGGAAGACCTCCTAAAAAGCTCTGGAAACAGGCCCCTAGCCTGA